CAGACTCCTTCAACACTGGATCTCATCATCACATCTGATAGCAATCTCCTGTCAGATCTACTATATATGTCACCACTCGGTAAATCGGATCACGTGGTCTTGAGATCTGAGCTGCAGTTTTGTTATCCCTGTACAACTGAAGAGAATATCGAAATTTCCAAAAGGAAAGATTACGATGGAATATCTTAGATGTTGAGGTCTTATGATTGGTGGGATTTCTCCTCTGTTGATGATGACATCGATATTCTCTGGGAGAGATTTCTACCAATCGTCCAGAATGCTGTGTCTTCCAACACACGACCTTTCTCAGTGAAGCAGAACCCAAAGAAACCCTGCATAACAGGCAGCCTTTTCAGGTCCATCAGGGTGAAGAAGTCTCTTTGGCAACGCTTCACTCGAAGTAAATCTGAGTCCGATTACCGCAATTATCGCACTCACTGCAACCATTTGACGTCATCTATTCGGGCTGCCAAGAACAAGTTTGAGAGTGATTTGGTGTCGAAGGGAAACAGAAAGAAGTTCTTCAAGTACGTTCGAAACTCGTTGGATAGCAGAGTCTCTGTTCCTCTCGTGAGAAATCCATCTGGAGTGCTGTGCAGTAACAATTCTGAGTGTGCCAATATTCTAGCTGAGACCTTTTCTACCCACTTCAATAAGAAGCATGTGTCTGCGGTGCCTCTCCTGCGGACTCCACGATGTTCTTGCTCCATAGGGGATGTGCCCTTGTCTCCTGACATCGTTAAGAAGCATCTTTCAGCCTTGAACGTCTCCGCAGCTTCAGGAAGTGATGATATTACGTGTCTTCTTCTTTCCCGATGTTCTGATGCTTTCGCAGAACCCCTCTACTTCTTGTTCCAGAAATCTCTTCTCACTTCGACTCTTCCTTCTCAATGGCGCTGAGCAGCTGTAACTCCTGTTTTCAAGAGTGGGGATAAGACCTCCCCTTCAAACTACCGCCCCATCAGCCCCGTATCCTCCGTCTCCAAGGTTCTCGAAAGAATAATCACTGACCACATTCTCGAATTTGCAGTATCTAACAAATTGATACCTGATCAACAACATGGCTTTCTTCCGGGTCGTTCTACCCTTACGAATCTCCTCGTGGCAGTGAATGACTGGACCAAATCTATAGACGCTGATATTCCCATTGATGTTATATACTTAGACTTTGCAAAAGCGTTTGACAAAGTACCACACCGTCACCTTATTCATAAGCTGGAGCACTTGGGAATACGAGGAAAGCTCCTCTCTTGGATTGATTCATTCCTCAACGATAGAAAATTCAGGGTCAGGGTTGGTGGTGTTTTCTCCGATCTTGCCATGAAAGTCACAAGtggagttcctcagggttccGTTCTCGGTCCTATCCTCTTTCTACTGTACACGTCAGATCTACCCAGTCTATTTGACTCAAGTTGCCTTCTTTTCGCTGACGATGCAAAGTTGTACAGAGCTCCTTCACTTTCTCCCAACCAGCTACAATTGGACCTTGACAAGCAAGTGCAGTGGGCTGAGGAATGGCAGTTGCCTCTTAATGTTGCCAAATGCTGTGTGCTGCACATTGGACGGAATAATCCGAGGATTCAGTATACGTTGGATCGACAATTTCTTACCGAGGTTCGTAGTCATCGGGATCTTGGTGTGCTCGTGAACTCTGATCTAGACTGGTCGGAGCACATCGCTGAGGCCTGCGGTAGAGCCAAGAGGACCACTTACCTCCTTCAGAAAACTTTTGGAGGCTGCAGTATCCAGGTTGCAAGGTTGCTGTACACTTCATATGTGAGACCACTCATGGAGTATGCTGGACCAGTATGGTGGGTCAAACTGAAGTCCGACTCTGAACTTCTTGAGTCGGTTCAGAGGTGGTGCACAAGGATCCCATTTTCGTTCCACGCTCGACCCGACTACCTTACAAGATTAAGGTTGTTTGAGCTGTCCACCTTCGAGGACCGGCGTACCAGGGGTGACATGTTGGTGACGTTTAGAGCGGTGCACAATATTTTTGGCGTGGATCTTCGGCACTTGTTCGCGTTGAATAATAATAGTCTTCGTGGCCACAACTACAAGTTGGCCAAGGAGCCATTCAGGACCACTTGCCGGATGAATCTTCTCTCCAACAGAGTCTTCAATGTTTGGAATCATGTTCCGGAGGAGGTGGTAGGCGCAACATCTGTGAACGGGTTTAAAAACGGGTATGATCGGTGGAAAGAGAGATTTTCCTGTGCGGGTTGAGagttaattgttttttttttttctttttttctcactTTAGTTTCATCATATTTAGGTGTAGGCTACTAGTTTATAAGcagaatactttttttttttctctgttttttGAGTGTATAGGTGTTTACCTCCACTTTTAttgtaatataataataataataatattataataataatttcagtcagttatttattttggtatacTAGCACCCTCCTAGGGAGGCGCTCCCCACAGGTTGAGAAACGCTGGCTTAAGTCATGTTACTGAGAATTTCAATAGATTCAATATGAATTGACCCATTATTCGGAGATTTACAGATCCGTGTTTACTTATAAATTGAAAactccaaatattcaatggttcaTAATATGATGATGCGAAGTGGGCCATTGATCCTAATAGGCTTATTCGAAAGAGTATTTATTGTAgattctgagaaaaatttcgcttttcgaaaattttatgtACAGGGTCAGGGTGTTTTACAAGTGGAataaagaatataatttttttcagtccggACCTGCGCTATCCACAAGTCATTATGTGCAAATATTTGGCACTCGCCCATACACATGCCCTAAAATTTTCATGAAGATTCGTGCAGGCATTCAAGAGTTATGCTGATTGAAAGTTTATGGCAACAtacataaaacatcctgtatcttttgaacgaATATAGTTGGGACATTTTTCGAACACTGATTCATTGTCACCAAAATGTCCTGCATCAGCCCTGAAAGCCTGTGCAATcattcgtgaaacaccctgtatgaccACAGCATGGGATGCCCTTACAAACCAAAGTACTAAACAGTTTTCAAAAGATATTAGGGACACAACTCATATATCCGAGTTAGAAAGTGAGTATTCAACTTATCCACAGTTGacattattttccataatttttcattggcTTGGTCGTTACAGTTCTGTTGTTATTCAAATGCAGCCAGTAACACCAGCTTTATCGGAAGTCGCCCTTAGTCAGTGAAAAACCTACATAGTCTTTCGTTTTGCAGCATAGAGTACACCGTGGTGAACGGTTGGGTTTTATTTGTAAATCATGGTGTAATCAGTTGTCTCTGTTAAATAATTTTTGACGTCATATAACTACACTACGCTGTAATGCAAAACGAACAATAAGATATCGTATCTTATGTTCTTTCCATCATTAAAATTTGGGAATCAGATGAAATTAAGAATTTTCAcagaaatatgaagaacacaTAGGTAATATCAACGGAAAAATAGCCAATTGTTCGATGTTTGTTAATCTTTCACCAACCAACCTTCGAAATCCTTATCTGATATAAACGTGAGCTGAAAAAGTAACAAACACCATTATTTACTACTGCTCCTCCTGTTGCGCCCTTTTCCTAAACAGAAAATATGGTGGGCTAAACCCTCCAGGATCATAAATACTCGTTAATAGAATTCCACCTACACACGTAAAAAGTAATAGAGAGGATCATAATAAAAGTCCAACTGTGCAGGAATGTTCGTGAAGATTAGGAAAGAAAGAACATAAATGAAACTTTATTATTTGTTCACTAAGACTCTCTCGCCGAATCCAAAACGTCGTGATGTCCGGATTCTAAAAAGGACCAAAGCAGAACCCTATAGGTATCCataatatgaatattttcatgCATAAAGCGGTTACAAATCTAGATATAATTTGAGTAGATTCTTTCAGTATCgatttgttatacagggtgcggTGACAAATTCGATGTTCAGCAATACTATCTACCAAACTTTACCAGAtagaagttccaatttttaaCGAAAAAGTTCTATTCTATATCAATCGTTCCTTATTGTCCATTCTTGATGTAGAAAACAAAGTCATATATCAGAGGTAATTGGAATAAATAAACGCTTTTTAACAACGCCGACGATTCTGAGCTCAAGTTTCTCCTTTCTCAGGGCTAGTTAAAAACAATTTAGGTGGAACTATTAACTATTTATATATAAACAACTACAATAAGTCGAAACTGATGTATTCATATCTGCTCAAACATGCACGGCGATCAATTGATCGAACAGCTTATTGTGGTCCTTCGAGCAAGATAGACAAAATTGTTGAGGAGATGCTGCTATTTCAAGGTGGATAGCTCTTATACTAAACATGTGAAAAGCACACCATATCGTTATTCCACTCTCCTTCCTTTCCGCCCGAAAAAATCTACTTCTGTATAAGAAACTGTATAAACAAAAGGTTGTAAGCGATGTTCTGGCCAGTAACCCATCATAGGAACTTTTGGTATACATTTGATTTATATCTCTTACAACATTGCAGTTATTCTCACAGGATGAGGACAGGCTTAATAAAACAACTTtataatgccgacgtttcgttagaTATTCTAACTTTATCAAGGCTAGAAATTAGGTACAATCGTTGAAGAAGAATACTCGTATCTTTCATTAGTTAAAACTTACCCTTAATTATATGTTGTTTAATACAGCATTATGGAGGTTTTTAGTCAAAATTACAAAAATCAAGGAACAAACCAACATGAGTCAAATTTTATTCACAGATATGAACTGAACTTGGAAAAACCAACAACAACAAACAAACCTAACCTACATAATGGACCATCGAATCACAAATTAAAACATTCAATCCAATCCAACTTGAAACAAATATCAAGTAAGAAACCTTACAACCTTGACATGTAAAATCCAAAATTAAATAGTTAGCCTATATGGTTAGCTTTTTCATGCTTTTCAATAAATgctattgaataaaatttttgaacgtTTCATATAATAGGtgggtatactccattcacttttataaaagcaggtcgaaaatatgtgatgaacataattgatgTTTATACAAACCGATTGAAGGGATTCCAAATCTAGTTAATCGCATGGaaagtacaagagatcagttttcgaatatatttattttcactatAGAAGAAAATTTAACTATTGACACAAaatatgcagttgcttgagaagAGGTAatgttggttattttttttttggctaaaggttgaagacgttttagttttagaattaaaaaaaacaacccaaaaatgaaatgcatttgatgaagtggtagggaatgggaaTCTCTCAAAGAAATTAATGGATTATTACAAGaacgttaaattcttcaacaaaaatcatcagcATTTTATTGGCACAGAAACTCGGAAGTTGAATGTAGAATTCCCTAAATTCAGTctatttattccattttgattattttattttgaagtCATCTTCCAATGTTCATTGATTCAATCGAAGAATTCACTACCTACACGGCAATCCTTATCGTGCTGTCATCCGTTTTCATCTTCCGATAAGCGTGTGCATCAGGGAtttattccgaaattctttcaaaatgaattcgtaccttgaattgaaatttcacagtAATGTAATTTCTAGTTCTAGTCTTGCCTTCACCGTCACCTGTTAATTAATCTTCACCGATAAACATCGTCTGTTCATTTCTTCTTCGAAATCTCAGTGAATCATTTTATTCTTTTTACATACCGGGGTTgttcgaaaatttaaaatgccATCGGTGGAAAAATTGAAGGCCTCTGCCCTCTATCACCGAATCTGTCATCAAGCGCGAAAATGCATTCTCCGCGGCATCTACACTACTCAAATTAATTAAAGGTCTTTCAGAGAAGCTGATAAGTTAGTGTTCAAACTTAACTCTCAGTTGGAGGAGTCTGAACGGGACGGATCACCCCTAAAATTATCGGTATGTTTCGAGATTTGCCTGCATGTACGTGTCGCCCATAGTCATCTGACTGCACCTTCCTCTGCT
Above is a window of Coccinella septempunctata chromosome 5, icCocSept1.1, whole genome shotgun sequence DNA encoding:
- the LOC123314063 gene encoding uncharacterized protein LOC123314063; the protein is MPGQQEDVQSSISFVKLVEQNLCLWNYKLKIYCRTDLTGVVWKEIAEKLKETEQVCRDRWKNIRTAYGRSLKPPKSGSGFKSKKPYYLATHLDFLRPYMKGASTSGSLPPEEETGTQSDEGTLDIPETQVEKGLLDTRRELFVDEMSRVENEPDITQESRARKKKKIPQPSDADKAFIEWLEKSRLEESSTETTSDFIPEIIDRVAKSHNVIIANLPRSGDDGERASAIVEHIYRTSISNKLIPDQQHGFLPGRSTLTNLLVAVNDWTKSIDADIPIDVIYLDFAKAFDKVPHRHLIHKLEHLGIRGKLLSWIDSFLNDRKFRVRVGGVFSDLAMKVTSGVPQGSVLGPILFLLYTSDLPSLFDSSCLLFADDAKLYRAPSLSPNQLQLDLDKQVQWAEEWQLPLNVAKCCVLHIGRNNPRIQYTLDRQFLTEVRSHRDLGVLVNSDLDWSEHIAEACGRAKRTTYLLQKTFGGCSIQVARLLYTSYVRPLMEYAGPVWWVKLKSDSELLESVQRWCTRIPFSFHARPDYLTRLRLFELSTFEDRRTRGDMLVTFRAVHNIFGVDLRHLFALNNNSLRGHNYKLAKEPFRTTCRMNLLSNRVFNVWNHVPEEVVGATSVNGFKNGYDRWKERFSCAG